The proteins below come from a single Deltaproteobacteria bacterium genomic window:
- a CDS encoding zinc ABC transporter substrate-binding protein — MATVFPLADILRQIGGDRVAVHTLLPAGANPHTFEPTPEQLRLIGEAALVVRVGAGLDEWTDGLLRARSTPPCVFTAVDGVALLGPADSKHGDPHVWLDPILVRDEIVPRLVRALSEVDAAGQGDFERGGAAFAAQLTQLDRDISVGLLSLTQRGFVAVHPAWRYFARRYGLDEIAVVEDSPGKEPSAQTIAAIVRRARAQHARVVLTEPQLSRRMADVLAEEIGASVVTVDPLGGPAVAGRDSYLALMRYNLHAFEQALR, encoded by the coding sequence GTGGCGACGGTCTTTCCGCTCGCCGATATCCTGCGGCAGATCGGCGGCGATCGCGTCGCGGTTCACACGCTGTTGCCGGCTGGCGCGAACCCGCACACTTTTGAGCCGACACCCGAACAGTTGCGTCTCATCGGTGAGGCGGCGCTGGTGGTGCGTGTCGGTGCTGGGCTCGACGAATGGACGGATGGTCTGCTCAGAGCGCGCTCGACTCCGCCGTGCGTGTTCACCGCCGTTGATGGCGTGGCCTTGCTCGGCCCCGCCGATTCGAAACACGGCGACCCGCATGTGTGGCTCGATCCGATTTTGGTGCGCGACGAAATTGTCCCGCGACTGGTGCGTGCGCTGAGCGAAGTCGATGCCGCGGGGCAGGGCGACTTCGAGCGCGGCGGCGCCGCGTTTGCGGCGCAACTCACGCAACTCGATCGCGACATCAGTGTGGGCTTGCTATCGTTGACGCAGCGCGGATTCGTCGCCGTCCATCCAGCGTGGCGTTATTTCGCGCGCCGCTACGGACTCGACGAGATCGCGGTGGTCGAGGACTCTCCCGGCAAAGAGCCGTCGGCACAGACCATCGCGGCAATCGTCCGGCGCGCCCGCGCGCAGCACGCGCGGGTCGTCCTGACCGAGCCGCAACTGAGCCGGCGCATGGCCGATGTGCTGGCGGAGGAGATCGGGGCGAGCGTGGTAACGGTCGATCCGCTCGGTGGCCCCGCGGTGGCGGGACGGGACAGCTATCTCGCGCTGATGCGCTATAATCTGCACGCGTTCGAACAGGCATTGCGATGA